A genomic stretch from Falco cherrug isolate bFalChe1 chromosome 1, bFalChe1.pri, whole genome shotgun sequence includes:
- the CDC42EP4 gene encoding cdc42 effector protein 4, with product MPILKQLVSNSAHSKRRSRADLTAEMISAPLGDFRHTMHVGRAGDAFGDTSFLTSKAGEPGPELGEEPGASKPSLLSRRFRSSKRSQSVTRGDRRDMLGSLRDSALFVKNAVSLPQLNEKEVDRSAGQLPKSLSSSPVKKLPEEVSPEEQQRPNGAAAGPLSPSLDERDFGDITDLPVMVAKSGAGMKHAESIMSFHIDLGPSMLGDVLSIMDKEQWEQDEDPEAEESCEEEADATLPGSPAVAAALPSQSPSRGAGGRCPRDSSSVSSCTSGPEEHSLVPGPPSQRGGGPKRPDKEFSFADEDDDEIRV from the coding sequence ATGCCGATCCTCAAGCAACTCGTCTCCAACTCTGCCCACTCCAAGCGTCGCTCACGGGCTGACCTGACGGCTGAGATGATCAGCGCGCCGCTGGGGGATTTCCGCCACACCATGCACGTGGGGCGGGCAGGGGATGCCTTTGGGGACACCTCCTTCCTCACCAGCAAGGCAGGGGAACCGGGGCCAGAGCTGGGTGAGGAGCCGGGAGCCTCCAAACCCAGCCTGCTCTCCCGCCGCTTCCGCAGCAGCAAGCGCTCGCAGTCGGTGACACGAGGTGACCGGCGGGACATGCTCGGTTCGCTGCGGGACTCGGCACTCTTCGTGAAGAATGCCgtctccctgccccagctcaaCGAGAAGGAGGTGGACAGGAGCGCGGGGCAGCTGCCCAAGAGCCTCTCCTCCAGCCCCGTCAAGAAGCTGCCGGAGGAGGTGAGCCCCGAAGAGCAGCAGCGCCCCAACGGAGCAGCTGCTGGGCCGCTGAGCCCCAGCTTGGATGAGCGCGACTTCGGGGACATCACGGATCTGCCCGTCATGGTGGCCAAGAGCGGGGCAGGCATGAAGCATGCTGAGTCCATCATGTCCTTCCACATCGACCTGGGCCCCTCCATGCTCGGGGATGTCCTGAGCATCATGGATAAGGAGCAGTGGGAGCAGGATGAAGACCCCGAGGCAGAGGAGAGCTGTGAGGAGGAGGCGGATGCCACCCTCCCTGGCTCCCCggcagtggcagcagccctgccaagccAGAGCCCATCCCGCGGTGCTGGTGGCCGCTGCCCCAGGGACAGTAGTTCAGTGTCCAGCTGCACCTCGGGGCCAGAGGAGCACAGCCTTGTCCCCGGGCCACCGAgccagcgggggggggggccaAAACGCCCTGACAAGGAGTTCTCGTTTGCCGATGAAGATGATGACGAGATCAGAGTATAA
- the C1H17orf80 gene encoding uncharacterized protein C17orf80 homolog isoform X3, with amino-acid sequence MAAAPPGRELCPHCRRPFKRLRAHLPHCKAAPSPAPGSAPRPGPSLGPGAGPSTPGGGAGPGAGSGPRAAAAGKSSKRAAGPSVGLPAAAPREAAARKGKAAAAERGGGPGPEPRRQPGGRGAARQADPAVQRGAGCLGLLPEGIKDPPETLRNGLRIVTEKQRAGVTGERSGGTAAGRHCTHCAPAEGPDPGRIQQEGITVAETTHRETHSHGAVENVSASKKGEKGRSLKATKAHVLQDPPETDCRSGPGDLIQQEGTDKTVTEEKQVCQEVDVEHKAPLPALHTKNLHLLLTEQFRGHNEGTSNNYLTSIQKHRERKKQMAVVSEPILNARRDSELALPQFLLHTSKSQPICPSQASGRNVQAGAMGLEWFPDLHPNYDGLSIFPGKPFQEGRRITVKTPKGNFAEGQQAWSSYYNRYINMKRGGPVGISMLLAGYCLLSYGWNYQHIKGHRWRKYH; translated from the exons AtggccgccgcgccgccggggcgggAGCTGTGCCCGCACTGCCGCAGGCCCTTCAAGCGGCTCCGCGCCCACCTCCCGCATTGCAAGGCCGCGCCGAGCCCGGCCCCCGGCAgtgccccgcggcccggcccaaGCCTAGGCCCAGGCGCTGGGCCCTCCACGCCCGGCGGCGGagccggccccggggcgggcagTGGGCCgcgggcggcagcggccggTAAGAGCAGCAAGCGGGCGGCCGGCCCCAGCGTAGGGCTGCCCGCTGCGGCCccccgggaggcggcggcccGGAAGGggaaggcggcggcggccgagCGGGGTGGGGGGCCCGGCCCTGAGCCTCGCCGCCAGCCCGGtgggcgcggcgcggcgcggcagGCGGATCCCGCGGTGCAGCGCGGAGCCGGTTGCCTTGGTTTGCTCCCCGAGGGGATTAAAGATCCACCTGAAACGCTGAGAAATGGGCTGAGAATAGTCACAGAGAAGCAGCGCGCCGGGGTGACCGGGGAGAGGAGCGGGGGCACTGCCGCCGGGAGGCACTGCACACACTGCGCCCCGGCGGAAGGGCCGGATCCAGGCAGGATCCAGCAGGAGGGGATAACGGTTGCAGAAACCACACACAGAGAGACGCACAGCCATGGAGCTGTGGAGAACGTGTCTGCCagcaaaaagggagaaaaaggccgtagtttaaaagcaacaaaagccCACGTACTTCAAGATCCCCCTGAAACTGACTGCAGAAGTGGCCCTGGTGACCTCATTCAGCAGGAGGGAACAGACAAAACAGTGACAGAAGAGAAGCAGGTGTGCCAAGAAGTTGATGTGGAACATAAAGCCCCTCTTCCTGCTTTGCATACCAAGAACCTCCATCTGTTATTGACAGAGCAATTCAGAGGTCACAATGAAGGGACGTCCAACAATTACCTAACCAGCATACAAAAGCATAGAGAGCGCAAGAAGCAGATGGCTGTAGTTTCTGAGCCCATCCTGAATGCAAGGAGGGACTCTGAGCTGGCACTCCCGCAGTTCTTGCTCCACACCTCCAAAAGCCAACCCATCTGTCCATCCCAGGCCTCTGGCAGGAATGTGCAGGCAGGTGCCATGGGCTTGGAGTGGTTTCCAGACTTACATCCTAATTATGATGGGCTGAGCATTTTTCCAGGGAAGCCTTTCCAAGAAGGCAGGAGGATCACAGTGAAGACACCAAAGGGCAATTTTGCAGAGGGACAGCAAG CCTGGAGCAGCTATTACAACAGATACATCAACATGAAGAGGGGTGGACCAGTTGGGATCtccatgctgctggctggatACTGCCTCCTCAGCTATGGCTGGAACTATCAGCACATCa AAGGTCATCGCTGGCGTAAATACCACTGA
- the C1H17orf80 gene encoding uncharacterized protein C17orf80 homolog isoform X1, which translates to MAAAPPGRELCPHCRRPFKRLRAHLPHCKAAPSPAPGSAPRPGPSLGPGAGPSTPGGGAGPGAGSGPRAAAAGKSSKRAAGPSVGLPAAAPREAAARKGKAAAAERGGGPGPEPRRQPGGRGAARQADPAVQRGAGCLGLLPEGIKDPPETLRNGLRIVTEKQRAGVTGERSGGTAAGRHCTHCAPAEGPDPGRIQQEGITVAETTHRETHSHGAVENVSASKKGEKGRSLKATKAHVLQDPPETDCRSGPGDLIQQEGTDKTVTEEKQVCQEVDVEHKAPLPALHTKNLHLLLTEQFRGHNEGTSNNYLTSIQKHRERKKQMAVVSEPILNARRDSELALPQFLLHTSKSQPICPSQASGRNVQAGAMGLEWFPDLHPNYDGLSIFPGKPFQEGRRITVKTPKGNFAEGQQGPLSERHLMDVRLGELPMWLATCNFSPQGLLGGVQKAWSSYYNRYINMKRGGPVGISMLLAGYCLLSYGWNYQHIKGHRWRKYH; encoded by the exons AtggccgccgcgccgccggggcgggAGCTGTGCCCGCACTGCCGCAGGCCCTTCAAGCGGCTCCGCGCCCACCTCCCGCATTGCAAGGCCGCGCCGAGCCCGGCCCCCGGCAgtgccccgcggcccggcccaaGCCTAGGCCCAGGCGCTGGGCCCTCCACGCCCGGCGGCGGagccggccccggggcgggcagTGGGCCgcgggcggcagcggccggTAAGAGCAGCAAGCGGGCGGCCGGCCCCAGCGTAGGGCTGCCCGCTGCGGCCccccgggaggcggcggcccGGAAGGggaaggcggcggcggccgagCGGGGTGGGGGGCCCGGCCCTGAGCCTCGCCGCCAGCCCGGtgggcgcggcgcggcgcggcagGCGGATCCCGCGGTGCAGCGCGGAGCCGGTTGCCTTGGTTTGCTCCCCGAGGGGATTAAAGATCCACCTGAAACGCTGAGAAATGGGCTGAGAATAGTCACAGAGAAGCAGCGCGCCGGGGTGACCGGGGAGAGGAGCGGGGGCACTGCCGCCGGGAGGCACTGCACACACTGCGCCCCGGCGGAAGGGCCGGATCCAGGCAGGATCCAGCAGGAGGGGATAACGGTTGCAGAAACCACACACAGAGAGACGCACAGCCATGGAGCTGTGGAGAACGTGTCTGCCagcaaaaagggagaaaaaggccgtagtttaaaagcaacaaaagccCACGTACTTCAAGATCCCCCTGAAACTGACTGCAGAAGTGGCCCTGGTGACCTCATTCAGCAGGAGGGAACAGACAAAACAGTGACAGAAGAGAAGCAGGTGTGCCAAGAAGTTGATGTGGAACATAAAGCCCCTCTTCCTGCTTTGCATACCAAGAACCTCCATCTGTTATTGACAGAGCAATTCAGAGGTCACAATGAAGGGACGTCCAACAATTACCTAACCAGCATACAAAAGCATAGAGAGCGCAAGAAGCAGATGGCTGTAGTTTCTGAGCCCATCCTGAATGCAAGGAGGGACTCTGAGCTGGCACTCCCGCAGTTCTTGCTCCACACCTCCAAAAGCCAACCCATCTGTCCATCCCAGGCCTCTGGCAGGAATGTGCAGGCAGGTGCCATGGGCTTGGAGTGGTTTCCAGACTTACATCCTAATTATGATGGGCTGAGCATTTTTCCAGGGAAGCCTTTCCAAGAAGGCAGGAGGATCACAGTGAAGACACCAAAGGGCAATTTTGCAGAGGGACAGCAAG GTCCCCTCTCAGAAAGGCATCTGATGGATGtaaggctgggggagctgcccATGTGGCTGGCCACCTGCAACTTTTCTCCCCAGGGGCTGCTTGGAGGAGTGCAGAAAG CCTGGAGCAGCTATTACAACAGATACATCAACATGAAGAGGGGTGGACCAGTTGGGATCtccatgctgctggctggatACTGCCTCCTCAGCTATGGCTGGAACTATCAGCACATCa AAGGTCATCGCTGGCGTAAATACCACTGA
- the C1H17orf80 gene encoding uncharacterized protein C17orf80 homolog isoform X2, whose amino-acid sequence MAAAPPGRELCPHCRRPFKRLRAHLPHCKAAPSPAPGSAPRPGPSLGPGAGPSTPGGGAGPGAGSGPRAAAAGKSSKRAAGPSVGLPAAAPREAAARKGKAAAAERGGGPGPEPRRQPGGRGAARQADPAVQRGAGCLGLLPEGIKDPPETLRNGLRIVTEKQRAGVTGERSGGTAAGRHCTHCAPAEGPDPGRIQQEGITVAETTHRETHSHGAVENVSASKKGEKGRSLKATKAHVLQDPPETDCRSGPGDLIQQEGTDKTVTEEKQVCQEVDVEHKAPLPALHTKNLHLLLTEQFRGHNEGTSNNYLTSIQKHRERKKQMAVVSEPILNARRDSELALPQFLLHTSKSQPICPSQASGRNVQAGAMGLEWFPDLHPNYDGLSIFPGKPFQEGRRITVKTPKGNFAEGQQGPLSERHLMDVRLGELPMWLATCNFSPQGLLGGVQKAWSSYYNRYINMKRGGPVGISMLLAGYCLLSYGWNYQHISHRWRKYH is encoded by the exons AtggccgccgcgccgccggggcgggAGCTGTGCCCGCACTGCCGCAGGCCCTTCAAGCGGCTCCGCGCCCACCTCCCGCATTGCAAGGCCGCGCCGAGCCCGGCCCCCGGCAgtgccccgcggcccggcccaaGCCTAGGCCCAGGCGCTGGGCCCTCCACGCCCGGCGGCGGagccggccccggggcgggcagTGGGCCgcgggcggcagcggccggTAAGAGCAGCAAGCGGGCGGCCGGCCCCAGCGTAGGGCTGCCCGCTGCGGCCccccgggaggcggcggcccGGAAGGggaaggcggcggcggccgagCGGGGTGGGGGGCCCGGCCCTGAGCCTCGCCGCCAGCCCGGtgggcgcggcgcggcgcggcagGCGGATCCCGCGGTGCAGCGCGGAGCCGGTTGCCTTGGTTTGCTCCCCGAGGGGATTAAAGATCCACCTGAAACGCTGAGAAATGGGCTGAGAATAGTCACAGAGAAGCAGCGCGCCGGGGTGACCGGGGAGAGGAGCGGGGGCACTGCCGCCGGGAGGCACTGCACACACTGCGCCCCGGCGGAAGGGCCGGATCCAGGCAGGATCCAGCAGGAGGGGATAACGGTTGCAGAAACCACACACAGAGAGACGCACAGCCATGGAGCTGTGGAGAACGTGTCTGCCagcaaaaagggagaaaaaggccgtagtttaaaagcaacaaaagccCACGTACTTCAAGATCCCCCTGAAACTGACTGCAGAAGTGGCCCTGGTGACCTCATTCAGCAGGAGGGAACAGACAAAACAGTGACAGAAGAGAAGCAGGTGTGCCAAGAAGTTGATGTGGAACATAAAGCCCCTCTTCCTGCTTTGCATACCAAGAACCTCCATCTGTTATTGACAGAGCAATTCAGAGGTCACAATGAAGGGACGTCCAACAATTACCTAACCAGCATACAAAAGCATAGAGAGCGCAAGAAGCAGATGGCTGTAGTTTCTGAGCCCATCCTGAATGCAAGGAGGGACTCTGAGCTGGCACTCCCGCAGTTCTTGCTCCACACCTCCAAAAGCCAACCCATCTGTCCATCCCAGGCCTCTGGCAGGAATGTGCAGGCAGGTGCCATGGGCTTGGAGTGGTTTCCAGACTTACATCCTAATTATGATGGGCTGAGCATTTTTCCAGGGAAGCCTTTCCAAGAAGGCAGGAGGATCACAGTGAAGACACCAAAGGGCAATTTTGCAGAGGGACAGCAAG GTCCCCTCTCAGAAAGGCATCTGATGGATGtaaggctgggggagctgcccATGTGGCTGGCCACCTGCAACTTTTCTCCCCAGGGGCTGCTTGGAGGAGTGCAGAAAG CCTGGAGCAGCTATTACAACAGATACATCAACATGAAGAGGGGTGGACCAGTTGGGATCtccatgctgctggctggatACTGCCTCCTCAGCTATGGCTGGAACTATCAGCACATCa GTCATCGCTGGCGTAAATACCACTGA
- the CPSF4L gene encoding LOW QUALITY PROTEIN: putative cleavage and polyadenylation specificity factor subunit 4-like protein (The sequence of the model RefSeq protein was modified relative to this genomic sequence to represent the inferred CDS: inserted 1 base in 1 codon; substituted 1 base at 1 genomic stop codon): MQELVAGVEKIRFDLEADVEQQRGAQPLPFPGMGKLRAAVCKFFHXGLCTRGVQCPFQHVSGXKMVACKRWLCGLRKKGDGCDFLHEYDVTKMPECYFLSKFGQCSNKDCPFKHTDATASTVGCPWYDRGFCRQGPLCKYKHTRRVMCANYLVGFCPEGPKCKFMHLKARLMTSSTDPSKVTQRRSYAILSSRGPFALCLCPSG; the protein is encoded by the exons atgcaggagctggtggctggtgtggagaagatcaggtttgacTTGGAGGCTGATGTGGAGCAGCAGCGAGGagctcagcccctgcccttcccaggtATGGGCA AGCTGAGGGCAGCTGTCTGCAAGTTCTTCCACTGAGGGCTGTGCACCAGGG GTGTGCAGTGCCCCTTCCAGCATGTCAGCG CGAAGATGGTGGCTTGCAAGCGTTGGCTGTGTGGGCTCCGCAAGAAGGGCGATGGCTGCGACTTCCTGCATGAGTACGATGTGACCAAGATGCCCGAGTGCTATTTCCTCTCCAAGTTCG GCCAGTGCAGCAACAAGGACTGTCCTTTCAAGCACACTGATGCCACTGCCAGCACCGTGGGCTGTCCCTGGTACGACCGTGGCTTCTGCAGGCAGG GTCCCCTGTGCAAGTACAAGCACACACGGAGGGTGATGTGTGCCAACTACCTCGTTGGCTTCTGCCCAGAAGGACCCAAGTGCAAATTCATGCA CCTCAAGGCCAGGCTGATGACAAGCAGCACGGATCCATCCAAGGTGACGCAGAGAAGGTCCTATGCCATTCTCTCGAGTCGAGGCCCTTTCGCTCTGTGCCTCTGCCCATCGGGGTGA